TGCCTGCTGAGCATGGAAACAGACTGTATCAAGGGCTGGATCCTCGTGTTCTACCTCATGGCAGGCATTTTTAAGATCGTTCTCTGCTTTCAGACACCAGAGTTTGACAGATTCAGTCTGTCCTATCATACTGCTATGCCGTCCCGAATAGCATAATATGAGATCCGACCTTTATCTTCAAGACTGATCGGTATGAGATCCTTTGGTATAACAAGAATATCTGCATCTATATCAAAATCGAAGATTAATCGTCGCCTTATTTCTGATATAATCCGTCTTTGTATCAGGCGTTCTATTTGAGTAGCAGTGACAACAAGAAAATCGTAATCACTATCTGGTCTTGCATTTCCCCTGGCCCGACTACC
This Methanospirillum lacunae DNA region includes the following protein-coding sequences:
- a CDS encoding nucleotidyltransferase domain-containing protein; translated protein: MSEFAAIVKKKEDVTIHDLTGIIREEFSKKNIPIDQLYLFGSRARGNARPDSDYDFLVVTATQIERLIQRRIISEIRRRLIFDFDIDADILVIPKDLIPISLEDKGRISYYAIRDGIAV
- a CDS encoding HEPN domain-containing protein, coding for MIGQTESVKLWCLKAENDLKNACHEVEHEDPALDTVCFHAQQAAEKYLKVFLLFHDCENQNSRFNAAHSKLH